The Lycium barbarum isolate Lr01 chromosome 11, ASM1917538v2, whole genome shotgun sequence genome contains the following window.
TTTGGTTTTTTGGTTGGGGGTATAGGTTAGTCTCACCTCAATGATCATGTACAAAGTTTGGTATACCAAACTCTACTATGTAACTTTTTGCACATAAATGATCAATGGAGACAAagtttaacccaaaaaaaaacaaaaaacaaaaaagaatgatttttttttttcattgagaAAAGGTAACCGTATTAAAATGGCAGGGCAAAGGAGGTGCTCAAATATGTACAAGTGAGCAAAAAACCAAAAGGAGATCCCTTTGTTAAACTTTTAGGGATTAGAAGAGGCTAAGTATTGCTTCAGTCTTGTCAGCACCAAAGAATAATCTCATGGTCCTATTATGGTAATGGGAGGGAGTATATATGGACTGAACCATCCTTATTTACAGTTCTGCATTACCAGTGCGATGTTCTGGTTAACCCGCCTCTTTTCTGGACTGCAATATCTATCAATTAGCTTCAATCCCAAATTTCCAAGATTCATAGAATTCATGATTATTTGGCTATTTTCAGGTTGGTTGGCAACCTTCATCAACCTTTTTCTTTCATACCAGGCTTAAGACTAAAGCCCTGTAATTTGCTTAACCATTAATTTGTTGATGTAACTCTGGTTGGACTTCAATTGGATGTGATTGTTTGTAACTATGACTATAGGGATTTAAAGACTTCTCTCTTACCTCTCTTTAGGTGGATGCCTGGAGTAGTAACACTCCTTTTAATCCTTCTCTCTGGATAGAAATTTAGAAGGGTGGCGGGGGGAGAGTGTTGCTTTCATATGTAATTTGCTAGCAAATTTGTCATAGCGATGATATTAAGACTAACGCCTAAGAGTAGAGTGTTCTATATCTCTAAGAAGCACTTTAGCCGAAGAACTATCCATAAATCAATCAAGAAACTATGCATCATTCGAGAATCAGTTGAAACCAGGCAACCAGCTATCTATCCTCAATATACACCCATTCTATTCCGGTTCATTTTAGTCCAATGctgaaaaattgttttttttggGTGAATTAGGTAATCTGAATTTCACACTTGCTCTTATATGGTTAACTAGTCTAATTCCAGTAGTCGCTATCACCATAATGATCATTTGCTTCTAGTTTATGCTAAGCAATTCTGCACTAATATATTCTTGACATTGAAAAAAATGACTCCCCTGGTCTTCATAGTTATTTGTCTTAGAGGAGGAACCAGCAGGTGTACTTTTTTTCAGAAATTTTATGGTGCTGACCTAGAGTAAGAAAAGGAGTTGATTTGTATTaagtgaaatgaaaaaaaaaaaatctatcctTTTATACCAATTTTATGTCGCTGACCTGAATTTTCATGTTTTCTGCCCACATTATTATATCTTTCCAAACATGTTCCCTTTTACATAAtttctatattcttcaaaacgTAGTAGGTTTATAGTTGCAAGTTTGTTGAAACAAACATAGAAATGTGTGTTATCCAAGATGCCCACTTGAGAATGCATGAGTATGCCTTACCCCAACTACTACACTTATTAAAACTTACCAAATATGAAAGAAGGTATCTGGTTTTGTAAACTCAAAATGACACATTTGTTTTGAGACACTATTGTTTTTGTTTATGGGCATATTGCACTGAAACCTCAATAAGATTACCCCATACGAATTATTGACATGCCATAAAAATAAAGGGGAAAACATGTATGCATAAGTTTGTTAGTAAAATGTGTTACTACTATAAAAAAGAAAAGTAGCACTGTTTGCTGATATTTCTTTTATGGGAAATAAAGAGTTGGGACTTTGACATCAGTTTGTTCTCAACCTGTCAACATAAACATATATAGTATTATCTATACATAAGCAGAACTTTTTCCTGTAGTATGATATCGGTATTTCTTACATATATTCGCCTATTGGTAAAGTTATATTTGCATGGGTTTTCTCTCTGATACTTATACAAGGATCACATGAAGATTTTGTTAGCATTCAAAATGATACTTATTTGCATCTATATACAAAATAAATAATCTTTTTGATATAGAGACACACACAGCCATCCATATCAATGTACTATTAGCATTtgaatacatatatatctatTATCATTGCCAATCCATGTAGAACAATCTATGCTAGTGCTATTTctgttaaaaaaatattttgcaaaTTCTTTGTTCGAATAAATACAAACACATTTTAATCAATTCAAAAATTTAAGCGAAGAAGAGTGATTAGCTTTTGTAGAGTTGCTGGACTTGATTGATTTTGAACTTTTAAGTATTCTAAGAGTCATTCCTAAAATAGTCTTCTCTTTCCCTGCCTTTTCTCTATATTCTTCCCCCAAAAAATGAGCATTTAATTTGATTAATCAACCAGATCTGGAAGTGGACTTATGAAACTACACATGAACTAAATTATTATTCTCCATACAACATGACTTTTTCTTTTCTCCCTTTTCTGATTAACTCCTCTGTACAACTTGACTTTTTGTAACAAGTACCTTGTAAACTTGCATGTTCGATCCTTGTATAAATATTTCTACTGAATCAGTTTAATGTTGATTTAACAAGAGAAATCCCTAAATTCGTCTACATCATGAAGTATGTATTAATCAGCTCTATTTTCGTTTAAAAACTAGCCTTTGGGAAACCAAGGAAAAAAAGACCAGGTTGCATATTTTACTTCTCTTTCCCAACTTGTATAATGGTTCAGTTTACCAAATAGCAATTTCTGCTTCTTATGCAATTGCAGATTTATGAGTGGATTAAGAACTCCAAGCATTTTGATATATCGGCTGGAGATGTTGCAGTCCAACTGGATTTGATATCAAAAGCCCATGGCCTGAAAGCCGCAGAGACGTATTTCACTAGCATTCCAGATGATTTAAGAACCTACCAGGTATATGCCGCTCTCTTGAACTGCTATGCTGATGCAAAAGTCTTAAATAAAGCAGAAGATACCATGCAAAAGCTGAAGGAGTTGGGCTATGCTGGCACAGTGGCGTACAATGTTATGTTGACCCTTTATTCTAAAATGGGAGATGTTGAGAAGCTACAGTCACTTGTGCTAGAGATGGAAGACAAAGGCATTGCTGGTGACGTGATTACCCACAATATCGTCTTGAATGCATATGCATCTGTTCCTGATGTCACGGAGATGGAGAAGCTTCTGATGAAAATGGAAGCTGATCCTCTGCTGATTGATTGGAGTCCTTACACAGTTGCTGCCAAGGGGTACCTGAAAGCTGGTGATATAGACAAGGCTTACGAGGCATTGAAGAAATGCGAGCATCTAGTCAAGGGGAAAAGGTCAAGGCTTGCTATTGACATGCTCATTACTCTCTATACTAGTATGGGAAAGAAAGATGATGTCTATCGTATATGGAATAAATTCAAGAGAAAAGTTAAGTATCACAATTCAAGTTATCATTGTATGATAAGTGGACTAGAAAagttggatgatcttgatggtgcAGAACAGATATTTGCCGAGTGGGAAGCAGACAGGGTACACTTTGACATTCGAATTCCAAACATGCTCGTAACTGCTTACTGCAAAAAGGGTCATATGGAAAAGGCTATATCAATCATAGAGAAACTCGTGGAGAGTGGGAAGCAACCCAATGGGAGCACATGGAATCGTCTGGCACTCGGTTATTGTGTACATAATGACATGGAGAAAGCAGTGGAGACGATGAGGAAAGCAATCTTGGCTAGTCAGCCAGGGTGGAAGCCACACTTTCATAGTTTGGCTTCGTGTGTGAAGTACTTGCAATCAAAAGGAGATACTCAACGAGAACAAGAGCTTAAAGATTTACTTCGGGTGCGAGATCTCTTCCCAAAAGAAGTTGAGAAGGGTTTGGATAAGTATATTGAAACTGGAAATCAAATGTCTAAGGCACTTGATGAAACTGACCTTGAGGACGCTTGCCTACAATAGTAGGAAAATTTCTATGTCAGGGGTTAGTGGATTATTTGATTCTCTAATTTTTTTATCTTGATCACTAATAAAAACTTTCTACTGGCTTTTAATTGAGGTTTCTATTGCTGCATCTAAATGGATGAAACGTTTGTTCGGGGTGGATGCATGATATTTAATTGTCTTctcattttgttttctttttgttttcttggaTTACGATGATAGGTAAGAGGATCATGATCTGGCTCTTTTGTATAATTGTAGACTTGGCAGGTAGAAATAAGCATTGGTCACTTTTcggttttgttttaaaaaaaacccACCATATGTAGTTTCAAACTCTACTAAGTAGCAACCTTCATTACTTTTACAGGTAGCAACCTGTTTTCCTTTTGGTAATCAAGTTGTACCTTTTGTATAAAGTGAGAAGTAAAACCAGAAaaaggagaggaaaaaaaaaaggaatgataATTGTTCTCCTTCATTTCTATACAATTTAAATTAAGTTTGTGCAGAGATACACTACTTTATATTATCTCTGCCTTCTTTCTTCTGTGTAATCATGAATAGATGATGTAGCAGAAGATTTTTAGGGATCAAAACTATATAAAGAAAAAGGCTTAATACCTAAATAGCCCcctaaacttggcatgttttgtaagataaatatataaacttataaagtgaccagatagacacttaaacttgtcCAAAATGTAATTTTTAAACACATTTGTCCATCCTAGCAATTCACGTGTTTTGTATTTTGGAATGAGCGCGTGAAACTTTTGCAAAATTGCTGAGTCAGCAAAataatagaatttttttttggcatacctgtttttttttttttttttggggcataATTGTCTCTTTAGTTTCTAACCTTTACACCtgagaaaaaaaaagtaagatcTCATCTAATATAATGATGTACTTTCTACACTATAAACTCAAATTGATTAGATTTTGGTAAAATAAAATGTAATTTAATATAATAGCTTATTCAaactttttctaaattttctCATAATTTGTTATAGTATTTCGTCTTTCAAAGGTAGGAAATAGAAGTTCAAAATATTTTTGAGTTTCTTaggaataaaatttaaaaatgatGTTGAAAAGAGTGAACAGTTGCTCTCTTTTTTTCTTATAAATAAGAAATACATGCTTGAATTTTTTGCTTTTTTTCTAGACGTTTGATGTTATTATTAATGAACAAAGCAAATATGTTATATGTGCACCGCTGGAAAAAATATCAATATACTCTGTCTTCAGTAAAAAATTCTCTAACCACTGAACTCCTTCGCTTATTTCTTTCTTCCCCAAAATAATTATTACTATTTCagttcattattcaaaaaaagtATACTTTGACAAATCGTTTTAGCTGAAGTTATTACAATTACGAATTAATTACCATAGTTATCAAAGTCTTTCTTGTTTAGATCGAATCTAAAAAGCACTCAGAAAACAATACAAGAAAAATCAATTAGCAATGCAACATTATTGTGCTTatgaagccatttttttttaGAGAACTTAATTTGTCAGAGAAAGGAAGGGACAGCATGGGGGGATGAAGAAATGGAGGGAGTGACCTGGCAGTGGTGGGGGTGAGATGTGGTTTTAATATTGTCAATTCTTTTGAAAATTACACGTGTCATTTAATAATTGGTGTATTTAACACATGAAAGCAAGTGTAATCCACGCACTAGGCCTTATGTGCATAAGTGTTTAAAAGATACACTTTTACCAAGTTCAAGTGTCTATCTGATCACTatgtaagtttaagtgtctacgttATAAAATGTGTCAAGTTTAAGGAGCTATCTAGGTATTTAGCCAAAGAAAAAACGCATCATAAGATCAATCATTAGCCATTAACTAAAGGATATAAGCAACTACCTTCTATTTCCCCCCTTTTGAATTGGTATTGGAAAATGAAATAATCTGTAAGACAATATGATATTTGTCGACATTATTATGGGCACAAGAATACTTTTAATAAGAAGGCTGCAAATGTTTGGGTACATGATTTGTACAAGGCATATAGATACATTAAACAAAAATGCATTATTTCATTTTACTGGTAATAACATATATCTTCGACTTGTGCAAGTAGAATTGACTCCAAATTATAAATGGCTATAATGCAATATAGGTTCTAATAATAACCATATCCATTGTGACTACTGCATGTGTCTTGAATTCAGCACCCTTTGTCTAGCTGGACTTTCTTTTATTTGTTTGGCTACGTGGAAAATCTAATCAAACTTCGATTCCTGCCAATCAAgtagtagtaccaaataaaagaaaaaaaaaaaaaaaaaggtgccaTCCTTCAACCTCGCTCTCCTAGATAGGGAtatcaacaattttttttattattgataTGAGAATCAATTCTACTATTTCTGATATGGGATTTTCACACTTGAAAAAGAATCTAGGGTGTGGCATCCAAATTGGTACATACTAGATGTAGCTTTTCTGCCggacactacaaaaaaaaatatgtaatttatggaggttgaaagttgcaattcgcaggGGTTTTGGCCTCCTCAAGCAATTAGCGGATGGTAAAAGCCTCATAAATaacaactttcaacctccgcaaattatcttttttttttttggtagtggGACTAGATGTCGAATATTTATGGCGCTCTAAGAATTCAAGGTCAAGATGGTTTGATTAGGCACCTTGATATTCACTTAAAACGAGTTTATTAAGAAAACATTTGAAAATCTTTTTGTTCTCTCACATGAAGAAATATTAGGAAAGTGAAGAGAATTAAGAAAGAATATGATGTCATGGATGATGCATTTATACACTGTCTAGCGTACCGATTGCAAAACCAGCGCCATGATATTCATAACAAAACTCTACAATTTCGTCTATTATTTTGAACTTAACAAATATGATAGACATTTTCTCAAATGTTATTCTATTTGTCTCAAGATTTTAATGGTTATTTGAGCAAGTGCTAACTTTTTTCCTCCTCCTATTTTTGAATAGAATTACTTCCATGCATGCCTATGTCATGTTCACCATAATGTTGAAGATATTGAAAAAATTGTGCTAGTGGGGAAAGCGAGAGTAGTGTAATAGTTCTGTAGAATATGGTGAAAGTGTAATAATTCATTAGTTTGAACTTGCTTAGTGTAACACGTCTTTAAATGATTTGAGTAAAGTTATAGCTTATTTGACCAAATttctaaaaacagcttattttaaaaagtattttttttaaagtacttttcaaaaaaattcttttggctaaaagcagtttgtgtttggccaattaatttaaaaagtacttttgagcagcaattagtgtttggccaagcttttaaaaagtgcttctatgtgtatttttctcaaaagtacttttgggcaaaaactattttttttagcttctgaaaaactgcttttgctactccccaaaaacacttattttctcacaaaagcttggtcaaacacctcaccttttttaaaataagtacttattaaaaaaaaaacttttgggggaaaaataagttTGATCAAACAGGCTATTATACTACTACGTGCAAGACCTAACATATTAGCTAAATTAATGGGGCTCTACAAACAGGgagaaatcttttttttttcctttcaattgCTAGTCATTCGATACCCAAAATTCATCGGTTAAACTATTTGGAATTTTTATCGGGTAGAAGAATATCAAGAAGTTCTTATTTTCAGGATCCGAGCACAAGAATATACCATCCATTATAATTT
Protein-coding sequences here:
- the LOC132617825 gene encoding pentatricopeptide repeat-containing protein At2g20710, mitochondrial-like translates to MVKLVQQSVKSWWKFSFLRASSYSTEPETLASSFLSSKDEGSTKPAKSPLYSKLLYLTRSNGSVIPILDKWVTEENPIKYEDLQSIIKQLRAYRRYKSALQIYEWIKNSKHFDISAGDVAVQLDLISKAHGLKAAETYFTSIPDDLRTYQVYAALLNCYADAKVLNKAEDTMQKLKELGYAGTVAYNVMLTLYSKMGDVEKLQSLVLEMEDKGIAGDVITHNIVLNAYASVPDVTEMEKLLMKMEADPLLIDWSPYTVAAKGYLKAGDIDKAYEALKKCEHLVKGKRSRLAIDMLITLYTSMGKKDDVYRIWNKFKRKVKYHNSSYHCMISGLEKLDDLDGAEQIFAEWEADRVHFDIRIPNMLVTAYCKKGHMEKAISIIEKLVESGKQPNGSTWNRLALGYCVHNDMEKAVETMRKAILASQPGWKPHFHSLASCVKYLQSKGDTQREQELKDLLRVRDLFPKEVEKGLDKYIETGNQMSKALDETDLEDACLQ